The stretch of DNA GGCGCCACCCGCGCGCTTGGAAATTCCGCGCTGGGTCTATGAACAGGGGTTGCTGGATGAAGTCGTTGATCTGGTGCGCGCGGAGGTGATCGTCGGCAACGGCTATCCTTACGCGCTGGAAACCGCCGACGCGGCAGCCGTGTTGAGCGGCTCCGACCGCGAGGCGTTTTATCGCATCTTTCAACGCTTCGCCGAAGAACAGGGCATCAAGCTGCGCATTTCACCAAAGGCCGCCAGCAAGGCGCGCCGCAGGTGAACGCAGACAAACGCAGATTTAAGGGAGGTTTTTGATTGATGAAATCATTGCTGCTGAGCGCGCTGTGCGCGCTCTTTTCGTGCGCGGCGTCTGCGCAGACGCCTGACCAACTCTTTGCCGCGCCCAACGTGCGCCGCGCGCTGGATTACCTGAAAGCCACCGAGGCTGAAACGCTAAGCGACCAGATCAAGGCGTGCGAGATTCCCGCGCCGACGTTTCAGGAAGAGCAGCGCGCGGCCTGGTTCAAGCAGCGGTTTACTGAATTGGGTTTGAAGAACGTCCGGATTGATCGCATCGGCAACGTGATCGGCGAACGTCCGGGCGCGGGCGGCGGGCCTGTGTTGGTGCTGGCCGCGCATCTCGACACGGTTTTCCCGGCGGGCACCGACGTGCGCGTCAAACGCGACGGCACGATGCTGAGCGCGCCCGGCATCGGCGACGATTCGCGCGGCTTGGGCGTGATCGTTGGCGTGGCGCGCGCGCTGAACGAAGCGAAAATCGAAACGGCGGGCACGATCCTATTCGTTGCCAACGTCGGCGAAGAGGGCCTGGGCGATCTGCGCGGCGTGCGGCATTTGTTCAACGAAGAACTCAAAGGGCGCGCGACACATTTTATTTCGGTGGATGGCACGGGACTGGGCATCACGAATACAGCGGTCGGCGTGGTGCGTTACCGCGTGACGTTGCACGGGCCGGGCGGACACAGCTACGGCGCATTCGGGTTGCCGAGTCCGATTCACGCGCTGGGCCGGGCGATTGAAAAGATCGCGCGTTTCCAGGTACCGCAAGCGCCGAAGACGACCTTCAACGTCGGCAAAATCGAAGGCGGCACCTCGGTCAATTCCATCGCGCACACGGCGTGGATGGAAGTGGACATGCGTTCGGAAAGCGCCGCTGAATTGAACAAGCTCGAAGCCGAATTCAAACGCGCCGTGCAAGCCGCGCTGGATGAAGAGAACGAGCGCGGCACGGGCGACAAGAAACTGATGGCGGAATTGAAGATCGTCAGCCAGCGTCCGGCGGGCGTGACGCCGGCGGATGCGCCGATTGTGCAAATCGCGCGCGCGGCGGATCGCGCGTTGGGCCTCACGACCAAGTTGAGTTCGGGCAGCACTGATTCAAACATCCCGATCAGTTTGGGCATTCCCGCAATCACGATTGACGGCGGTGGGCAGGGCTTCGGCGCACATGCGCTGGATGAACGCTTTGACACGACGAACAGTCACCTGGGCACACAGCGCGCGTTGTTAATTGCGTTGGGTATCGTGGGAGTGAGGTGAGCCGATGCGGGCATTATTGCAACGCGTGACGCGCGGGCGCGTGACGGTGGGCGAGCGAGTCACTGGCGAAATTGGCAATGGCTTGGTGATCCTGTTAGGTGTTGGCGCTGACGATACTGAGGCCGAAATCGAATTGCTGGCGCAAAAGATCGCCAACCTGCGCATCTTTGCGGACGTCGACGGCAAGTTCAATTTGTCGGCGCTGGACGTGCGGGCCGAATTGCTGGTCGTCTCGCAATTCACGCTGTATGCCGATGTGCGCAAGGGGCGGCGGCCCAGTTTTACTGACGCGGCGCGCCCTGAGTTCGCCGCGCCCTTGTGCGACAAGTTCGTGGCGCGGTTGCGCGAGTTGGGTTTCAAAGTCGAGACCGGCGAATTCCAGGCGCTGATGGAAGTCGAGATTCACAACACGGGGCCGGTGACGATTTGGATTGATACGGCGGATTTGCCGCGCGCGAAATGACGTTTGGTTTTCAGTCTATTCGGGGCGAGATTTTGAAACGAGAGGTTTCTTCCCACGAAGGCACACGAAGTCCTGTGACGATCTTCGTGCTTCTTCGTGTGCCTTCGTGGGAGATTTTTTGAGGAGCAAATGCAGCA from Acidobacteriota bacterium encodes:
- a CDS encoding D-tyrosyl-tRNA(Tyr) deacylase; amino-acid sequence: MRALLQRVTRGRVTVGERVTGEIGNGLVILLGVGADDTEAEIELLAQKIANLRIFADVDGKFNLSALDVRAELLVVSQFTLYADVRKGRRPSFTDAARPEFAAPLCDKFVARLRELGFKVETGEFQALMEVEIHNTGPVTIWIDTADLPRAK
- a CDS encoding M20/M25/M40 family metallo-hydrolase: MKSLLLSALCALFSCAASAQTPDQLFAAPNVRRALDYLKATEAETLSDQIKACEIPAPTFQEEQRAAWFKQRFTELGLKNVRIDRIGNVIGERPGAGGGPVLVLAAHLDTVFPAGTDVRVKRDGTMLSAPGIGDDSRGLGVIVGVARALNEAKIETAGTILFVANVGEEGLGDLRGVRHLFNEELKGRATHFISVDGTGLGITNTAVGVVRYRVTLHGPGGHSYGAFGLPSPIHALGRAIEKIARFQVPQAPKTTFNVGKIEGGTSVNSIAHTAWMEVDMRSESAAELNKLEAEFKRAVQAALDEENERGTGDKKLMAELKIVSQRPAGVTPADAPIVQIARAADRALGLTTKLSSGSTDSNIPISLGIPAITIDGGGQGFGAHALDERFDTTNSHLGTQRALLIALGIVGVR